The genomic interval AGGTCTGTCCCCACTTTCAAACCTTCACTAAAGCAGCTCTGTCCCCCCATCAATATCCTCCTCCCCAGTCTCATTACGTATATTATAAAACATGAAGAAATCTATCCTGTCAGTTGCACTCTTTTCCATATCCACAATGCTTATCTATCTGAGCGGTACGTCCAAAACAGTGTATGAAGCCGTTAAGATTTCACCACAGGTTTTTTTTGTTCTCATCGGGTTAGTTGTTGCCGCATGTGTTAAATTCAACAAAAGCAGGATCTCATTTATCCTTCTTCTGCTTCTGTTATGGTTTTTCAAAGAGAATATCCCCCTGATATCAAACATTCCTCAAAACGAATTTATTATCTTTTTCTCATTCAATGTCTCTTTACTAGTTGTTTCAAATGAAAGAGGTGTTTTATCTGTTCACGGGGCAAAAAAAACAGCAGTCATTGCCGGGCAGCTCATTCTTCTATACATTATAACTTTTTCTGAACAATCATTTTACTTCCAGTCTCAAAACAGGATAGTGAGAGCGATCCATTATGCCTTCAATAATGAGAAATTGTTCATTCCCTTTGCCTTTATGTTTGTGGCATCATCAAAAAATATATTTACAGAAAAGAACCCAGCTCTTGCAGCAACCACAGGCTGTATTTTAGGATTTATACTACTTTTTTTATTCAGAGCTCCTTTAACAGAAATCACTGTTGCCACAGGACTATTAACAGTATTCATCGGACTCCTTCTTTCTATACATACAACATCATATACTGATGAGCTTACAAGTCTCCCCGGCAGAAGAGCATATAATGAATACACTGCGACCTTAGGATCCAAATACACAATTGCCATGGCAGATATAGACCATTTTAAAAAATTTAACGACACTCACGGCCATGATACGGGTGATGAGGTTCTTAAAATGGTCGCAAAGCTCTTATCAGAGATTGGGGGAAGTGGAAAAGCTTTTCGGTTTGGAGGGGAGGAGTTCGTGCTCGTTTTCAACGGAAAACTAAAGGAGCAAACAGCAGAGCACCTCGAAGCTATACGGAAAAAGATATCAGAAACACCATTAATAATCAGAAAGAAAAGGAAAACTCCGGCAAAAAAGAACGTTTCAGGCAAGAACAGCCGCATGAAAAGAAAATCTTCGGATAGAAAAACACTCAGAGTTACAATTAGTTTGGGGGCAGAGGATTCCTCAAACGATAAACAGCCCGAAAAAGTAATGAAAAATGCGGATATCAAACTCTACAAATCCAAAAAAGCCGGAAGGAACAGGGTTACAATCTAACGTGGGCACACACAAGAAGTTTTTGGACCTTGCAGGTTCTTTCAATTTTTGCCAGCCGTCTTTGATTGTTCACTCCTTCTTTGCTTAATCCCGGGGATCCACCGAGCCTCGCCAGCACTCCAAAAATACATTTTTCTACATTTCCCCCGAAACACACCACTCAAGCCGGGGTTATTTCAACATTATTACTCCTCACAATTTCACATGTATAGAATATTGTCAAAATCAGAAAGTATACATATGCCAAAAAGGTTGATAAAATCATCAAATCGTTAAGGCGTACACAATGCTGATTGAGAAAACAGAAAAAAAATTTACACAATGAAATAGCTATTATTTAATTTATCTCTTTAATTCTTCATCTGCTATTCACTTTCCTAGGAGGCAAAATGATAAAGTCTGCAAGAATAATCTCTTTGGTGGCATGCGGTATCAGCCTTGCATTTTCACAGATTCAACCGATCGTAAATGATGATCTGGGAGAAGGTAGTGTTGATTGGGGCAGTAGGACAATACTTGCCACTGGAATCGGAGCCCCTAACCCCGAGCTCCCCACAGCAACTCAACGCCCATCAGCTACAAGGGCGGCTCAAATGATCGCATTGAGGAATGCAATCGAAACAGTCCGCGGAATCACCCTGAATTCATCTACAACAGTTGAAAACCTCATGGTTACCAACGACCGTATTAACACCAGCGTGGAAGGCTTTGTACGTGGATTTCAGCAAAAGGGGCGCACAAGATACATGAGTGATGGAACAGTTGAAATCACTATGGAAATTCCTCTTGACCAGATATCTATGGAAGTACTGGGTAACGAACTAAACGATTCTCCATCAACATCCGTTTTTCAGGGTCAGAAAGCAAGCACACCCACCATTTTCACCGGACTTGTGATTGATGCAAGAGAGTTGGACATCAGACCTGCTTTAAGTCCTAAAGTTTTGGATGAGAATGGGCTTGAAGTATATGGCAGTGCTTACGTCTCAAGGGAATGGGCTTCAACTCATGGGATCGTTGGGTACTCAAGGGAGCTAAGTGAAGCAGCCAGGATGGATCGTGTAGGGGACACTCCGGGCATGGTCAAAGCAATAAGAGCTTCCGGCCCAAACCGTGCAGATATAGTGATTTCCAACAATGATGCCGCAGATATACGCAGTGCATCTGAAAACCTGAAATTCCTCTCAGAGTGTCGGGTTATCATAGTTATAGATTAAGCAGTTTGGTTTGATCAGTTTGTAATAAAAAACACTATTCATACACTACTCACCAGAAAATTGGGAGTCCAAGCATGAACATTTCTAATTTATTTAAATTTGCAGGTTTACTTACAGCCTTCTCTTTTCTCATATTTTTGTCCGGCTGCTCTAAGGGACGTATGGCCGAAGGTCACATGGACACTCCGGAAACCCACTACCGGCAGGGAATGAGATACTGGAATGACGGTGACTATAAACGGGCTGAAGAGCACTTCAAGTTAGCAGAATCTCTCGACAGAAGATTCGCCCCGGCAGTAGCGGGTCTGGCACTTACCACCGCGAAAAATGCCCAGCAGGCTTCAGAGGTAAGGGAATCTGAAAATTTATTCAGAGATGCTCACAGGCTTGCAGACAGAGCCAAAAGGCTTGACAGAAGAACGCCGGAACCATGGATTGCAAAAGCACTGGTTATAAGCATGGAACACGAGGGTGAGGAGTTAGGACGATGGTTCAGAAGTATGGAAAGGGAGTTTGAAGGCGCACTGAATGTGGACCCGGATAACCCAGAGGTGTACTACCACAGAGGTCTTGCCTATAAGAGGACTTTTCAGTTCACCAAAGCAGGAAATGATTTCCGCAAGATTATTGAACTCAATACTCGCTTTGTTGGTGCTGCAGACCGTGAATGGCAGCAGATCCAGATGATTGAAAGAGCCGCCCCCGGCACTCAGGTTGGAAAACAGATCGCCTTGGTTGATAGGATTTCAAGAGCAGATATCGCTGCGCTGTTTATCTCTGAGCTGCGCATTGACAGACTAATCAGCAGAAGAGGACACAGAAACTACGACACACACTTTCAGGCCCCCGAAGACCCAAGAGCAATGGAAGTAAATCAGATCATTACCAAAGACAAGGTTACCGATCTCGACGGGCACTGGGCCAGAAATTTCATCATGGATATTGTGGATCTTCAGATCAGGGGACTTGAACCTTATCCGGATCGTACTTTCAAGCCAAATGAACTGATT from Chitinispirillum alkaliphilum carries:
- a CDS encoding S-layer protein, with the protein product MAEGHMDTPETHYRQGMRYWNDGDYKRAEEHFKLAESLDRRFAPAVAGLALTTAKNAQQASEVRESENLFRDAHRLADRAKRLDRRTPEPWIAKALVISMEHEGEELGRWFRSMEREFEGALNVDPDNPEVYYHRGLAYKRTFQFTKAGNDFRKIIELNTRFVGAADREWQQIQMIERAAPGTQVGKQIALVDRISRADIAALFISELRIDRLISRRGHRNYDTHFQAPEDPRAMEVNQIITKDKVTDLDGHWARNFIMDIVDLQIRGLEPYPDRTFKPNELITRGEYAMMVEDVIISIMGDPSMATMHIGTQSRFPDVNPSHPAYNAICNAVDRGIMSAEMNGEFGLQRHVSGPEALLVIRNLQELNRVE
- a CDS encoding diguanylate cyclase; protein product: MKKSILSVALFSISTMLIYLSGTSKTVYEAVKISPQVFFVLIGLVVAACVKFNKSRISFILLLLLLWFFKENIPLISNIPQNEFIIFFSFNVSLLVVSNERGVLSVHGAKKTAVIAGQLILLYIITFSEQSFYFQSQNRIVRAIHYAFNNEKLFIPFAFMFVASSKNIFTEKNPALAATTGCILGFILLFLFRAPLTEITVATGLLTVFIGLLLSIHTTSYTDELTSLPGRRAYNEYTATLGSKYTIAMADIDHFKKFNDTHGHDTGDEVLKMVAKLLSEIGGSGKAFRFGGEEFVLVFNGKLKEQTAEHLEAIRKKISETPLIIRKKRKTPAKKNVSGKNSRMKRKSSDRKTLRVTISLGAEDSSNDKQPEKVMKNADIKLYKSKKAGRNRVTI